In the genome of Deinococcus sp. YIM 134068, one region contains:
- a CDS encoding alpha/beta hydrolase family protein, with product MRRAPPVLLAPLLTALLGWAGAAPPVPAEPPAPVPSPALPLPTVPDTVRLERISGPSFLRVPPACYVRECALVVVSHPRAQSAERLYGSPSVGVLVNALLAAPFAVLLSDDGGPNTWGSPAALDQVKELHTDAVGHFAWNGRTYALGLSMGGLLALRSALPGSPYRVSGTALIDGWADLREAWGTGATRRTEIEEAYGLPGEPDPRLNPLPNAEAAPPLPLFIVGSPDDKTVPLASNSQRLFARAEPGVSEFVTLTGPHLGGNRFSPTLAGQLTTFFTRLEAREEALGRR from the coding sequence ATGCGCCGTGCCCCCCCCGTCCTCCTCGCTCCCCTGCTCACCGCGCTTCTGGGTTGGGCGGGGGCCGCTCCGCCCGTGCCCGCCGAGCCGCCCGCGCCCGTGCCCAGCCCCGCTCTCCCCCTCCCCACGGTGCCCGATACGGTACGGTTGGAGCGGATCAGCGGGCCGTCGTTTCTGCGGGTGCCGCCCGCGTGCTACGTGCGGGAGTGCGCGCTGGTGGTCGTGTCGCACCCGCGCGCCCAGAGTGCCGAGCGGCTGTACGGCAGCCCCAGCGTGGGCGTGCTGGTGAACGCCCTGCTCGCCGCGCCCTTCGCCGTGCTGCTGAGCGACGACGGCGGCCCGAACACCTGGGGCAGCCCCGCCGCGCTCGATCAGGTGAAGGAACTGCACACCGACGCCGTGGGCCACTTCGCCTGGAATGGCCGCACCTACGCCCTCGGCCTGAGCATGGGCGGGCTGCTCGCGCTGCGGAGCGCCCTGCCGGGCAGCCCCTACCGCGTCTCGGGCACGGCCCTCATCGACGGCTGGGCCGACCTGCGCGAGGCCTGGGGCACGGGCGCGACCCGCCGCACGGAGATCGAGGAGGCCTACGGTCTGCCGGGCGAACCCGACCCCCGCCTCAACCCGCTGCCGAACGCCGAGGCCGCGCCCCCCCTCCCCCTCTTCATCGTGGGGAGTCCCGACGACAAGACGGTGCCCCTCGCCAGCAACAGCCAGCGCCTCTTCGCCCGAGCCGAGCCAGGAGTGAGCGAGTTCGTGACGCTGACCGGGCCGCACCTCGGCGGCAACCGCTTCTCCCCCACCCTCGCCGGGCAACTGACGACGTTCTTCACCCGGCTGGAGGCGCGGGAGGAGGCGTTGGGGCGGCGGTAG